A stretch of the Streptococcus oralis genome encodes the following:
- the smc gene encoding chromosome segregation protein SMC yields MYLKEIEIQGFKSFADKTKVVFDQGVTAVVGPNGSGKSNITESLRWALGESSVKSLRGGKMPDVIFAGTESRKPLNYASVVVTLDNEDGFIKDAGQIIKVERHIYRSGDSEYRIDGKKVRLRDVHDLFLDTGLGRDSFSIISQGKVEEIFNSKPEERRAIFEEAAGVLKYKTRRKETESKLQQTQDNLDRLEDIIYELDNQIKPLAKQAENARKFLDLDGQRKAIYLDVLVAQIKENKAELELTEEELTQVQELLTSYYQKREELEEENQSLKKKRQDLQAEMAKDQGSLMDLTSLISDLERKLALSKLESEQVALNQQEAQARLATLEDKRKALSKEKAEKEAHLKQLEENLAENNKKLNHLEAELLAFSDDPDQMIELLRERFVALLQEEADVSNQLTRIENELENSRQLSQKQADQLEKLKEQLATAKEKASQQQAELETAKEQVQKLLADYQASAKEQEEQKVSYQAQQSQLFDRLDSLKNKQARAQSLENILRNHSNFYAGVKSVLQEKDRLGGIIGAVSEHLTFDVHYQTALEIALGASSQHIIVEDENAATKAIDFLKRNRAGRATFLPLTTIKARTISSQNQDAIASSPGFLGMADELVSFDKRLEAIFKNLLATTAIFDTVEHARAAARQVRYQVRMVTLDGTELRTGGSYAGGANRQNNSIFIKPELEQLQKEIAEEEADLRSEEATLKTLQDEMVVLTERLEAIKSQGEQARIQEQGLYLAYQQTNQQVEELETLWKLQEEELNRLSEGDWQADKEKCQERLATITSEKQNLEAEIEEIKSNKNAIQERYQNLQEQISQARLLKSELQGQKRYEVTDIERLDKELDNLDIEQEEIQRLLQEKVDNLEKVDTDLLSQQEEEAKTQKTNLQQGLIRKQFELDDIEGQLDDIASHLDQARQQNEEWIRKQTRAEAKKEKVSECLRYLQAQLTDQYQISYTEALEMAHELENLNLAEQEVKDLEKAIRSLGPVNLDAIDQYEEVHNRLDFLNSQRDDILSAKNLLLETITEMNDEVKERFKSTFEAIRESFKVTFRQMFGGGQADLILTEGDLLTAGVEISVQPPGKKIQSLNLMSGGEKALSALALLFSIIRVKTIPFVILDEVEAALDEANVKRFGDYLNRFDKDSQFIVVTHRKGTMAAADSIYGVTMQESGVSKIVSVKLKDLEETID; encoded by the coding sequence ATGTATTTAAAGGAAATTGAGATTCAGGGATTCAAGTCCTTTGCTGACAAGACCAAGGTCGTCTTTGATCAAGGTGTGACAGCTGTCGTTGGGCCCAATGGTTCTGGGAAGTCAAATATTACAGAAAGTCTGCGATGGGCTTTGGGGGAGTCTAGTGTCAAGAGCCTTCGTGGAGGCAAGATGCCCGACGTTATCTTTGCTGGAACTGAAAGCCGCAAACCACTCAATTATGCCTCTGTTGTCGTGACTTTGGACAATGAAGATGGCTTTATCAAGGATGCGGGGCAAATCATTAAGGTAGAACGTCATATCTATCGTAGTGGTGATAGCGAGTATCGAATTGATGGCAAGAAAGTTCGCTTGCGTGATGTGCACGACCTTTTCTTGGATACAGGTTTGGGAAGGGATTCCTTCTCCATCATTTCCCAAGGGAAGGTTGAGGAGATTTTTAATTCCAAGCCAGAGGAACGCCGTGCTATTTTTGAAGAAGCTGCTGGAGTTTTAAAATACAAGACTCGTCGAAAAGAAACAGAAAGCAAACTGCAACAAACTCAAGACAATCTCGACCGCTTAGAGGACATTATCTATGAGTTGGACAATCAAATCAAGCCCCTTGCAAAACAAGCCGAGAATGCTCGTAAGTTTCTCGACCTGGATGGTCAACGCAAGGCGATTTATTTGGATGTACTGGTTGCCCAAATCAAGGAAAACAAGGCTGAACTGGAGCTGACCGAGGAAGAACTAACTCAGGTTCAGGAACTTTTGACTAGCTATTACCAAAAGCGTGAAGAGTTAGAAGAGGAAAATCAAAGCCTTAAAAAGAAACGCCAAGATCTCCAGGCTGAAATGGCCAAGGATCAAGGAAGCTTGATGGATTTGACTAGTTTGATCAGTGACTTAGAGCGAAAACTAGCCTTGTCTAAACTGGAATCTGAGCAGGTAGCCCTCAATCAACAAGAAGCGCAAGCCCGTTTGGCGACTTTGGAAGATAAGAGAAAGGCGCTAAGTAAGGAAAAGGCTGAAAAAGAAGCTCACTTGAAACAGTTAGAGGAAAATCTAGCTGAAAATAACAAGAAACTCAATCACCTAGAGGCTGAATTGCTAGCTTTTTCAGATGATCCTGACCAGATGATTGAGCTCTTGCGTGAACGTTTTGTGGCTCTTTTACAAGAAGAAGCGGATGTCTCAAACCAGTTGACCCGCATCGAGAATGAACTAGAGAACAGCCGTCAGTTATCTCAAAAACAAGCAGATCAACTTGAGAAACTGAAAGAACAACTGGCTACAGCTAAAGAGAAGGCCAGTCAACAACAGGCTGAGCTTGAAACTGCCAAGGAACAGGTTCAGAAATTATTGGCGGACTACCAAGCTAGTGCCAAGGAGCAAGAGGAGCAGAAAGTTTCTTACCAAGCCCAGCAAAGCCAACTATTTGACCGTCTGGATAGTCTCAAAAACAAGCAGGCTAGAGCCCAGAGTTTAGAGAATATCCTTAGAAATCATAGCAACTTTTACGCGGGTGTTAAAAGTGTTCTCCAAGAAAAAGACCGCCTAGGTGGGATTATTGGTGCAGTTAGTGAGCATCTGACTTTTGATGTTCATTATCAAACAGCTCTTGAGATTGCACTTGGAGCTAGCAGTCAGCATATCATCGTAGAAGATGAAAACGCGGCGACTAAGGCGATTGATTTCCTAAAACGTAACAGAGCTGGTCGTGCGACCTTCCTTCCGTTGACGACAATCAAGGCTCGTACGATTTCTAGTCAGAATCAAGATGCTATTGCATCAAGTCCAGGCTTTCTTGGAATGGCAGATGAGTTGGTGTCGTTTGATAAGAGACTAGAAGCCATTTTCAAGAACTTGCTAGCTACGACAGCGATTTTTGATACTGTAGAACATGCGCGTGCCGCAGCTCGCCAAGTTCGTTATCAGGTTCGCATGGTGACACTGGATGGGACAGAGTTGCGCACAGGTGGTTCCTACGCGGGTGGAGCCAATCGTCAAAACAACAGTATTTTCATCAAGCCAGAGCTGGAACAATTACAAAAAGAAATTGCTGAAGAAGAAGCTGACTTGCGGTCAGAAGAAGCGACTTTGAAGACCTTGCAAGATGAGATGGTAGTATTAACAGAAAGATTAGAAGCCATCAAATCTCAGGGTGAGCAAGCTCGTATTCAGGAGCAAGGCTTGTACCTTGCTTATCAACAAACCAATCAGCAGGTCGAAGAACTGGAAACGCTTTGGAAACTTCAAGAAGAGGAATTAAATCGCCTATCTGAAGGAGATTGGCAAGCGGACAAGGAAAAATGCCAAGAGCGCCTTGCTACTATCACCAGTGAAAAGCAAAATCTGGAAGCTGAGATTGAAGAGATTAAGTCTAACAAAAACGCTATTCAAGAACGTTATCAAAACTTGCAGGAACAGATTTCTCAAGCGCGCTTGCTTAAGTCAGAACTGCAAGGACAAAAGCGGTACGAAGTGACTGATATTGAACGCTTAGACAAGGAACTGGATAATCTGGATATCGAGCAAGAGGAAATCCAGCGCCTCCTCCAAGAAAAGGTTGATAATCTTGAGAAAGTGGATACGGATTTGCTAAGTCAGCAGGAGGAAGAGGCCAAAACTCAGAAAACAAACCTCCAACAAGGTCTGATTCGCAAGCAGTTTGAGTTGGATGATATTGAAGGTCAGCTAGATGATATTGCCAGTCATTTGGACCAGGCTCGCCAGCAGAATGAAGAGTGGATTCGCAAGCAAACACGTGCTGAAGCTAAGAAGGAAAAGGTCAGCGAATGCCTGCGCTATCTACAAGCTCAATTAACTGACCAGTACCAGATCAGTTACACAGAGGCGCTAGAAATGGCTCATGAACTGGAAAATCTCAATCTGGCGGAGCAAGAGGTTAAGGATTTAGAGAAGGCTATTCGCTCACTAGGCCCTGTCAACTTGGACGCTATAGACCAGTACGAAGAAGTTCACAACCGTCTAGATTTCCTCAATAGCCAACGAGATGATATTCTGTCTGCAAAAAACCTACTCCTTGAGACCATCACAGAGATGAATGATGAGGTTAAGGAACGCTTTAAATCAACCTTTGAGGCGATTCGTGAGTCCTTTAAAGTGACCTTTAGACAGATGTTTGGTGGAGGTCAGGCAGATTTGATATTAACTGAGGGCGATCTTTTAACTGCTGGTGTGGAGATTTCTGTTCAACCACCAGGTAAGAAAATCCAATCTCTCAACCTCATGAGTGGTGGTGAAAAAGCCCTATCTGCTCTGGCTCTGCTCTTCTCAATCATCCGAGTTAAGACTATTCCTTTCGTCATCTTGGACGAGGTAGAGGCGGCACTAGACGAAGCCAATGTTAAACGCTTTGGGGATTACCTCAATCGTTTTGACAAGGATAGTCAGTTTATCGTCGTGACCCACCGTAAGGGAACGATGGCGGCAGCGGATTCTATCTATGGAGTTACCATGCAAGAATCAGGTGTATCTAAAATTGTTTCGGTTAAATTAAAAGATTTGGAAGAAACAATAGACTAG
- a CDS encoding bifunctional riboflavin kinase/FAD synthetase encodes MITTVPIKNEKDIAVPGKTVLVLGYFDGIHKGHQKLFEVASKASMKDYLPVVVMTFTESPKLALQPYQPELMLHIVNHEEREHKMKWHGVEALFLLDFSSKFASLTGQEFFDTYVRALKPAIIVAGFDYTFGSDKKTADDLKDYFDGEIIIVPPVEDEKGKISSTRIRQAILDGDVKEVNHLLGTPLPTRGMVVHGNARGRTIGYPTANLVLRDRTYMPADGVYVVDVEVQRQRYRGMASVGKNVTFDGEEPRFEVNIFDFSDDIYGETVMVYWLDRVRDMVKFDSVEELVDQLQKDEEIARNWKDGDSVIQGAEV; translated from the coding sequence ATGATTACAACAGTACCTATTAAGAACGAAAAAGATATTGCAGTACCAGGGAAAACAGTCCTTGTACTAGGTTATTTTGATGGCATCCACAAGGGACATCAGAAACTTTTTGAAGTGGCCAGCAAGGCTTCTATGAAGGATTATCTGCCAGTTGTCGTGATGACCTTTACAGAATCGCCAAAACTTGCCTTACAACCTTACCAACCTGAACTCATGCTCCATATCGTCAATCACGAGGAACGAGAGCACAAGATGAAGTGGCACGGAGTAGAGGCTCTTTTCTTACTTGACTTTAGTAGCAAATTTGCTAGTTTAACGGGTCAAGAATTCTTTGATACCTATGTTCGAGCTTTAAAACCAGCGATTATTGTAGCGGGATTTGATTACACGTTTGGTTCAGATAAGAAAACTGCGGATGACCTGAAAGATTATTTTGATGGAGAGATTATCATTGTTCCTCCAGTCGAGGACGAAAAAGGAAAGATCAGTTCCACACGGATTCGCCAAGCTATTCTTGATGGAGATGTCAAGGAAGTCAACCATCTACTCGGCACACCTCTCCCAACCCGTGGAATGGTCGTTCATGGAAATGCTCGTGGGCGTACAATCGGTTATCCAACAGCCAATCTGGTCCTCAGAGATCGAACCTACATGCCAGCAGACGGTGTTTACGTAGTTGATGTAGAAGTACAACGTCAGAGATATCGTGGAATGGCAAGTGTTGGGAAAAATGTTACTTTCGATGGAGAAGAACCACGTTTTGAAGTCAATATTTTCGACTTTTCAGACGATATTTACGGTGAGACAGTCATGGTCTACTGGCTGGACCGTGTTCGCGATATGGTCAAATTTGACTCCGTAGAGGAATTGGTAGACCAACTCCAGAAAGACGAAGAGATTGCTCGAAACTGGAAGGATGGAGATTCTGTCATTCAAGGGGCTGAGGTATAG
- a CDS encoding nucleotidyltransferase domain-containing protein, translated as MQTQEEMNVLVPEKLAEIERDYGIRVLWAIESGSRAWGFESPDSDFDVRFIYKHKQDFYLRLNEQRDVIELPIDDTWDVSGWDLDKTLKLLYKSNPTLFEWLQSPIVYQQTDFIERLRPLANQYFSEKKMLHHYLNTARTQMNKYLSGDKVKPKKYFYALRPILACRWIEKYHSVPPILFDDLVKELLPSHMQEHVSRLLDIKINGPEGMEIDPIKPIQDYILANIQELDAYVQSVSEEKKDWKALNQFFLEELEND; from the coding sequence ATGCAAACGCAAGAAGAAATGAATGTTCTGGTACCTGAAAAATTAGCAGAAATTGAGCGTGATTATGGTATCAGAGTTTTATGGGCTATTGAGTCTGGTAGTCGTGCTTGGGGATTTGAGTCTCCTGATAGTGACTTTGATGTGCGATTTATCTACAAACACAAGCAGGATTTTTATCTCCGTTTGAATGAACAGCGTGATGTTATCGAGCTACCAATTGACGATACTTGGGATGTGAGTGGTTGGGATTTAGACAAGACTTTAAAACTCCTTTATAAGTCAAATCCTACACTGTTTGAATGGTTACAGTCACCAATTGTCTATCAACAAACGGATTTTATCGAGCGCCTACGTCCACTTGCCAACCAGTATTTTTCTGAGAAGAAAATGCTCCACCATTACTTGAACACTGCTAGAACTCAAATGAATAAGTATCTTTCAGGAGACAAGGTCAAGCCTAAAAAGTATTTCTATGCACTACGTCCCATTTTGGCCTGTCGCTGGATTGAAAAATACCATTCAGTCCCTCCAATTTTGTTTGATGATTTAGTGAAAGAATTGCTTCCGTCTCATATGCAGGAGCATGTATCAAGATTGCTAGACATTAAGATAAACGGGCCTGAAGGTATGGAAATTGATCCGATTAAGCCAATTCAAGATTATATTTTAGCTAACATCCAAGAGCTGGATGCATACGTTCAAAGTGTTAGCGAGGAAAAGAAAGACTGGAAAGCTCTCAATCAATTTTTCCTTGAAGAATTAGAGAATGACTGA
- a CDS encoding tetratricopeptide repeat protein: MNQAWDLLFEGKINEAKKLVEADFLLETCTDFSLLNLMGYIYLEEQKYNECLSIYQRYIDLARTKSDPENEHIGYHQLAMIYREMNEFQTALFYIEREQKVIEESFTEDTLKSSVNNYEQGYLRLKLGKVAEAFMYMEQSLKQALQTDDLIAQACAYRGLGEIGSIQNPEESHENFLQAIALFEKAGDQIGAQEVRKLLNNKK, translated from the coding sequence ATGAATCAAGCATGGGATTTATTGTTTGAGGGTAAGATTAATGAGGCTAAAAAATTAGTTGAAGCTGATTTTTTATTGGAAACTTGCACAGATTTTAGTTTGTTAAATTTGATGGGGTATATTTATCTCGAAGAGCAAAAATACAACGAGTGCTTAAGTATCTATCAGCGTTACATTGACTTAGCACGAACTAAAAGTGACCCAGAAAATGAACATATAGGCTATCATCAGTTAGCCATGATTTATCGTGAAATGAATGAATTTCAAACGGCCCTTTTCTATATCGAAAGAGAGCAAAAAGTCATTGAAGAATCTTTTACAGAGGATACCCTCAAATCTTCTGTTAACAATTATGAGCAAGGTTATTTACGATTAAAGCTAGGGAAAGTAGCAGAAGCATTCATGTATATGGAACAGTCCTTAAAACAAGCTTTGCAAACAGATGATTTGATTGCCCAAGCTTGTGCCTATAGAGGTTTAGGAGAGATTGGTTCGATACAAAATCCTGAAGAATCACATGAAAATTTTTTACAAGCTATCGCTCTTTTTGAAAAGGCAGGCGATCAGATTGGTGCTCAAGAGGTTAGAAAATTGCTAAATAATAAAAAGTAG
- a CDS encoding TIGR03943 family putative permease subunit, producing MIRFFILLGYFSLTFYLKLSGKLSHYINLHYSYLVYISMLLSLLLALVQFYIWIKKINSHSHLESRQARRISILLLSLPLLIGVAFPTVSLDSRTVSAKGYHFPLAEGIDTAIQASEGTSSQYLKPDTSTYFSKSAYEKEMRSTADKYLTQSTIQVTDENYMEVMEVLYDYPQEFEGKKIEFTGFVYNDPSHPDSQFLFRFGIIHCIADSGVYGLLTKGNSRQYPDNTWITARGTLTLHYHKELKQKLPTLEVESFTKVDKPENPYVYRVFQ from the coding sequence ATGATTCGATTTTTCATTCTACTGGGCTATTTTTCTCTGACCTTTTACCTAAAGCTATCTGGCAAGCTCAGTCACTACATCAACCTCCACTATTCCTATCTAGTCTATATTTCCATGCTCCTTTCTCTTCTATTGGCTCTGGTCCAATTCTACATCTGGATCAAGAAAATCAATTCTCACAGCCATTTGGAAAGTCGTCAAGCTAGACGAATCAGCATCCTGTTACTGTCACTACCTCTGTTGATTGGAGTTGCCTTTCCTACCGTAAGTTTGGACTCGAGAACCGTTTCTGCTAAGGGATACCATTTCCCACTTGCTGAGGGAATCGACACAGCCATTCAGGCAAGCGAAGGAACATCCAGTCAATACCTCAAACCCGATACCAGCACCTATTTTTCCAAATCTGCTTATGAAAAGGAAATGAGGTCTACAGCTGACAAATACCTCACCCAATCAACCATTCAGGTTACAGATGAAAACTATATGGAGGTCATGGAAGTTCTCTATGACTATCCTCAGGAGTTTGAAGGAAAGAAAATCGAATTTACAGGCTTTGTTTATAACGATCCTAGCCATCCAGATAGCCAGTTCCTCTTTCGCTTTGGCATCATCCACTGTATCGCTGACTCTGGTGTATATGGACTCTTGACCAAGGGGAACTCACGCCAGTATCCTGACAATACCTGGATTACCGCTAGGGGAACCCTGACACTCCACTACCATAAAGAACTCAAACAAAAACTCCCAACACTAGAAGTTGAGAGTTTCACAAAAGTAGACAAACCAGAAAATCCATATGTATATCGCGTGTTTCAATAA
- a CDS encoding permease — MTVFQSLPPSVLQAGAIFLSIMIEALPFVLIGSLISGLIEVYITPDKVYRFLPRNRWGRIFFGTFIGFLFPSCECGIVPIINRFLEKRVPSYTAVPFLVTAPIINPIVLFATYSAFGNSIKLAFLRALGAIVIALVLGIFLGFFWKEPIQKENPITCHEHDFSHLNPARKVLQVFIQAIEEFFDMGRYLVFGCLFAAIVQVYVPTRILISISASPVLAILLLMFLAFLLSLCSEADAFIGASLLSSFGLAPVLAFLVIGPMLDIKNLLMMKHYLKARFIWQFMGIVTVLVLLYSYMIGVTL, encoded by the coding sequence ATGACTGTTTTCCAATCTCTTCCTCCTAGTGTATTACAAGCGGGAGCTATTTTTCTCTCCATCATGATTGAAGCCCTTCCTTTTGTTCTAATTGGGAGTCTCATTTCGGGGTTGATTGAGGTCTATATCACACCTGATAAAGTTTATAGGTTTCTTCCTCGCAATCGTTGGGGGAGGATCTTTTTTGGTACCTTCATTGGTTTTCTCTTTCCTTCTTGCGAATGTGGGATTGTTCCGATTATCAATCGTTTTTTGGAAAAGAGAGTGCCCAGCTACACAGCGGTTCCTTTTCTGGTGACTGCTCCCATCATCAATCCTATCGTTCTTTTCGCCACTTATTCTGCCTTTGGCAATTCAATAAAACTTGCCTTCTTGCGAGCGCTGGGAGCCATTGTGATTGCTTTGGTGCTTGGGATTTTCCTAGGATTTTTCTGGAAGGAACCCATTCAAAAAGAGAATCCTATCACTTGTCACGAACATGACTTTTCACACTTGAATCCTGCTAGAAAAGTATTACAGGTCTTTATACAAGCTATTGAAGAATTTTTCGATATGGGGCGTTACTTGGTCTTTGGCTGTCTCTTTGCGGCTATCGTGCAGGTCTATGTCCCGACTCGGATCCTGATCTCTATCAGTGCTAGTCCAGTCCTTGCGATTCTCTTGCTCATGTTTCTAGCCTTTCTCCTCTCGCTTTGTAGCGAGGCGGACGCCTTTATCGGAGCTTCTCTCCTCTCGAGCTTCGGCCTAGCACCAGTCCTTGCCTTTCTGGTCATTGGTCCTATGCTTGATATCAAAAATCTCCTCATGATGAAGCACTATCTCAAAGCGCGCTTCATCTGGCAATTCATGGGCATTGTGACAGTGCTTGTCTTGCTTTATTCTTACATGATAGGGGTGACGCTATGA
- a CDS encoding SPJ_0845 family protein, translating into MAVKFTKTDDLDKMFEEFAKLPDLTQVTFPDEKDKKEKVEKKK; encoded by the coding sequence ATGGCTGTTAAATTTACAAAAACCGATGACTTGGACAAGATGTTTGAAGAATTCGCAAAACTTCCTGACTTAACACAAGTCACTTTTCCAGATGAAAAAGATAAAAAAGAAAAAGTTGAGAAGAAAAAATAG